CTCGGCGACGATACCTGCTTCGTGACGGCGATCATCATCCACCGGGTCGGACACGGCGGCCGGTACTTCTACCACAAGTTCCGCAACCGGAAAATCGAAAGCCTCCGTCAGCGGATCCTCTACGAGACCTCGCTCAGCCTAGAGACGGCCAGCCAGGTCAGCGCGCAGCTGGCCAAGAATGGATTCAGCGAGCTGCCGGTCGAGATCCATCTCGACGTCGGCGACCGCGGGGAAACCAAGCGCATTATTCGCGAAGTCGTCGGCATGGTGCAGGGCA
The nucleotide sequence above comes from bacterium. Encoded proteins:
- a CDS encoding ribonuclease H-like YkuK family protein, whose product is LGDDTCFVTAIIIHRVGHGGRYFYHKFRNRKIESLRQRILYETSLSLETASQVSAQLAKNGFSELPVEIHLDVGDRGETKRIIREVVGMVQGSGYAAITKPDSYGASKVADRETGKLRVGDRTRTALRNPGAS